CTAGAGTACGAATGGATGGGGCGCAGATAATGGATATTGTACATGCTCATGATGGTCTTATAGGTCCAGCACATGCATTTACTCCATGGACCAGTATGTATAAGGCATATGATACTTATATGGATTGTTATGGAAAAAAACCAGACTTTTTAGAGATTGGTCTTTCTGCAGATACTGATATGGCAGACACCATTAAAGAACTAGAAGATATACCATTTTTAACCAATTCTGATGCACATTCGCCATGGCCACATCGATTAGGCCGTGAATTCAATGAAATTGAGGTAGATGATATTTCATTCACTGGATTAAAGAATGCATTAAAAAAGAAAAGAATGAAGGCTAATTATGGCTTTGACCCGCGATTAGGAAAATATCACTTGACCGCTTGCACCAGATGTTATGAAATATTTTCTCCAAAAGAAGCCCAAGAAGCTAATATGAAGTGCTCCTGTGGCGGAACCATTAAAAAAGGTGTAGATTACAGAATATCGGAGATTGCAACATGGAAAAGACCACATCACCCTTATCACCGGCCGCCGTATATTCATATAATGCCTTTGGCTGAAATAATCTCTTTAGCATTTTCTAAAGGGGTCACCACTAAATTTGTCCAGGGAATATGGGAGAATCTGGTTAATAACTTGGGAAGCGAAATAGATGTTATGATTCGTGTTCCCTTAGAGGATATAAAGGAGATTTCACTAGAAATGGCTCCGGTTATTCAGGCTTTTAGAGATAAAACTCTGGTAATTATTCCGGGAGGGGGCGGAAAATATGGTGAGATTAAATTTCCAGAAAATAATTTAGATAATTATCTTTAATTTTTCTTAATGAACTAATTAATAGATATTCGATAGTTTAGGGTGATTAAAATGGATTTTAAAGCCACTATGGGAATATGTCGTAAAGTGAATTCTGAGGAGAAAATTGTTATTGTACCTCAAGAAGCAGATATATTGGAAGAAAACGAATTAGTAGTAATTATTAATTCAACAGAGTTTGTAAAACTACTAGATAACTTTAAAGACAGATTTGAGTTCATGGAAACAATTAAGAAAGATATATCTTCAGAGAAATAATTAATTTATATTAAAACAGTAAATTGAATTCAAATTCCTTCAATTTAATCAATTTTAGCTACCATCAAATGATTTACCAAAACTTTGTACTTATTTTAAGAAACATAATCTTTTATATGGGCTGTGCTTAAAACTAAATTGACATTCTAGTGAATTTAAAGGTATATCTACTAATGATTTAAATTAATTTTGAATATATTACATTTAAAAAGTATAGAATCATATGATTAATATTTAAAAAAAAGATTATTAACGGACCCGCCGGGATTTGAACCCGGGACCCTCAGATTAGGAGTCTGATGCCCTATCCTGGCTAGGCTACGGGCCCTAGTTATATGACTATCAAAGTTTTATTTTTACATTAATTATTATTCCAGATAACAATTTATATAAATAGATATAGATTAAATTTCTAAAAAAAGATTATTAACGGACCCGCCGGGATTTGAACCCGGGATCTTCGGATTAGAAGTCCGACGCCCTATCCAACTAGGCTACGGGCCCTTATTAAAATGATAAAAAGATGTTAGTTTGTTTTACTATATAACTGCTGCGGTTTTGTCGAATTTTAACCATTTTTATAAAAAAATATTAAAGTTTACAAATGATTTGATATTTGTAAAAACTTTTTTTACATATATTTTTTACATATATATTGGAGATTCTGGTTCGTTTTGAACTGTTTCAGCTAGCTTTTTAAGTCGTGATTCTATTTCCTGAGCTTCTTGTAACAATGGATCTGGATCTATGCTGATGTCTAACATAGTATTTAATGTATCTACCACTCCAGCAGCAGCTCGAGGGTCAGGATAAGGATTTAATATTTCTGCAAAGAGACAGGATGCAGGTATGTTTTTTGAAGCACACTGTGTTAGTAAAGTTCCAGATAGACCATTTATATTTCCAAATGGCAATATTGGAAGCCCCATATCTTCTAATCGTTTAGTAGAATCATCACTATTCCCTGCAGCGGCGGTAGCCTGACTTTTTTCCCTAACAACCATGCTGTTAAATGTTATCAGTTCTTTACTATTGTTTCTATCCATCCAGTCCACAATGGAGCTAGTCATGTCATATACAACATTAGGTGGTACAATAAAATCGGATAGGAATAAAACTAATCCTTCAGCTTCATAAATTCTAAAAGGATGCAAAGCGACCCCTTTGTAGAGAACAGCTAATGGTGGAAAATATTTGGATTCTATATATCCTATTTCCTTCATCTTGAGGTCTTCTACTAAAAGCCAACCAATTATATTTCCAATCAAACCTCCACCCGGAGATCCTTCAAGTACAATGGCATCTTCAATATCTTCTGATTTAATTGTACAGCACTCAGTTTTAGTTATCATTTAGGGCGCACCTCCGGCACCTCCTACATTTTTACCAGTACTAGGATCAATGTAGATCTCACCTACATTCTCGCCGTTCATTTGTACTGGAACTACGTAAACTTTTTTCCCGCCGATGGTTTTTATTACTGGAGTTCCGGCAACGGCTCCTTCTTGTTGGATGTATCCTTCAGCTATTTTTTTAGCCTCTGATGATGACACTTTCACACTTGAACCTCCGCTACTACTACTTCCCTGTGAACTTACAGATGAAGAACTGGATCCACTACTTTGGCCCTGAACTACATCAGAAGGACTGGAAGAAGATTGAGAGTCGCCTTGACTTGAACTATCACTACTTTGTGGAGTAGTTAACTGCCATAATTGTGGGGTCTGACTTATTTGATAACCGGCTGCGGCTACACCTATCATAAGTACGATGACCACTGATACTAATATTTTTGAGTTTATCATTAACTCACCTTTGAAAATTTATTAAAATATTTATTATTATATACCTTGTATTTCTGAGCTTATTAAATTATCTTAAATTTGATTATAGTTTATAAATCAAATTAGTTTTTATGATATATTTGTGAAACCATAGATTTCAGTATTATTATATTTGCGGTTTATAAACTTTGGCCATGAATTATAATTAAGTAATATAAATTAGTTACTAAAGGTAAATATAATCATTATGGTTCTATATTTCCATTAAATGCGTTTTACTTCTTCTTTTAAAAAAGAAATTAATCATAGGTTTGCCATTATATAAATACTTTTCATTTTTTTCCTAATTGAAAAACTTATAACATATAATAATAGTTATATAAATGATAGTTTTTGAACTTTAAAACAAGAGGTGATACATTTGAGCGAAAGGATTGTTATATCGCCGACATCACGACAAGAAGGACACGCAGAACTTGTCATGGAAGTCGATGATGAAGGAATCGTGACCAAAGGACGATACTTCAGTATTACTCCTGTTAGAGGTCTTGAGAAAATAGTTACAGGCAAAGCTCCAGAAACCGCTCCAGTTATTGTACAGCGGATTTGTGGTGTTTGCCCTATACCTCACACTCTAGCTTCAGTTGAGGCAATTGATGACTCACTGGACATAGAAGTACCTAAAGCAGGACAACAACTACGAGAGTTAACCCTTATGGCCCACGATGTAAACAGCCATGCTATCCACCATTTCCTGATAGCTGCTGATTTCGTACCAGAAAACCTTATGGCTGCTGCCATAAACTCTGTTTCTGAAATCAGGAAAAACTGTCAGTATGTAGTGGACATGGTAGCTGGTGAAGGTATTCACCCATCCGATGTGCGGATTGGAGGAATGGCCGATAACATCAGTGAATTAGCCAGAAAGCGCTTATACGCAAGATTAAAACAATTAAAACCAAAACTCGACGAACATGTTGACTTGATGATTGGTTTAATTGCTGATAAAGACCTACCAAAAGGATTAGGTGTAACAAACGCACCAACTTTAGCCAGTAGCAGAACTTACGGTGACCGGACCAAGTTTGATTTGGACAGATTCACTGAAATCATGCCTGAAAGCTGGTACGATGATGCAGAAATAGGCCACAGGGCTTGCTCCACCATACCATTATACGATGGAGTAAATGTGGAAGTAGGACCAAGAGCCAGAGCTGCAGAATTTGGTGGATTTAAAGAAGAAGGTGTTGTTGCCCAACACGTAGCTCGAGCATATGAGATGAAAACAGCTTTATCCAGAGCAATAGCTATTTTGGATGATCTGGACACTTCTGCTCCTGCTCAAGCTGACTTTGATATAACTGGTACTAATAAATTAGGAATTGGTGCTATTGAAGGACCAAGAGGACTGGATGTGCACATGGCACAAATTGCCAATGGTAAAACTCAGTTCTACAGTGCTTTAGTCCCAACAACCTGGAACATACCAACTATGGGACCTGCAACTGAAGGATTCCACCACGAATTTGGACCCCATGTCATCCGAGCTTATGATCCATGTCTGTCATGTGCTACTCACGTAATTGTAGTAGATGATGAGGACAGTAGTGTCATTAAAAATGAAATGGTCAGACTTTAATGGAAATTTAAAAAGGGAATAAAATGCCATACGATGCAGAGATATTAGTTGTCGGATGCGGAAATGTTCTTTTTAAGGACGACGGATTCGGCCCAGCAGTGATTGAGTCACTTGAAGAATATTTCAAAGAAAACGAAGACGAGCGACCAGATAATGTCATGTTTATTGATGCCGGAACGGGAGGCCCCCATTTCGTATTTTCACTTCCCCACGATTCCTGGAAAAAAATGATCGTGGTGGATATTGTAGAATTTAAAGCAGAACCAGGCACGCTGAGGAAATTCGAAGTGGATGAAATCCCCAAAGGATCTTATGAAAACATGCATTCCTGGCCAGTGAACCAGCCATTACATGAACTCAATGAAAAAATTGATGTTATGGTTATTGGATGTAAACCAGAAGAAATCTCTGCCCCTGATGTGGTCATGGGACTTAGTCCCTCTATTGAAAAAGCTATTCCCGAAGCCATTAAAATGATTTTAAAGGAGATAGGGGTTTAGCAATATGAGCTTGATTTCCAAATTAAAGGGATTATTAGGAATAGGGGCTAAACCAGCTAATGAGGAGCCTAAACCAGCAAAATCAGGACAAGTTGGAGCTTCAGAACAGGAGGTTGAAAAAGTGGCCGAAGAAAATGCAAAACCAAGAATTGGTTACATTCACTTGAGTGGATGTACCGGAGACATTATGTCGTTAAGTGAAAACTACGACATTCTCGCCGAATTACTCACCAACATGGTGGATATTGTTTATGGACAAACCCTAGCAGATGTATGGGAAATGCCGGAAATGGATCTGGCACTCGTAGAAGGGTCTGTCTGTTTGCAGGATGAACATAGCCTGCATGAATTAATGGAAGTAAGGGAAAAAGCAGCAATGGTATGTGCTTATGGATCATGTTCCGCTACCGGATGTTTCACCAGATACTCTCGGGGTGGACAACAAGCAAGACCAGATCACGAATCATTCGTACCTATTGCTGATTTGATTAAAGTGGACTGTGCAATACCAGGATGTCCACCTTCCCCAGAAATTATCGCTAAAACAGTAGTAGCCTTAATTAATGGAGACATGGACTATTTACAGCCTATGATAGATTTAGCAGGAATGACCGAAGGATGTGGATGCGATCTGCAAAAATACGTGGTCAACCAGGCTTTATGTATCGGATGCGGTACCTGTGCCATGGCCTGCCAAACCAGAGCCGTTAGTATGACTAATGGGCGACCAGAAGTTAATGGTGACCGATGTGTAAAATGCGGAATCTGTTATGTACAGTGCCCACGAAGTTGGTTCCCAGAAGAACAAATCAAAAAGGACTTAGGACTATAGGAGGCTGGAAAAATGGTTTTAGGTACTTACAAAGAAATAGTCTCTGCAAGAGCAACCGATAAACAAATCCAAAAAGTCTCTCAAGACGGTGGAATTGTCACCGGTTTATTAGCCTTTGCACTAGAAGAAAAAATCATTGAAGGAGCCGTAGTTGCTGGACCTACTGATGAATTCTGGAAACCAGAACCAATGGTAGCCATGTCTGCTGATGAGATCATCGCAGCTGCCGGTACCAAGTACACTTTCTCCCCTAACGTAATGATGTTAAAGAAAGCTGTACGGCAATACGGTATTGAAAAATTAGGAACTGTTGCTATTCCATGTCAAACCATGGGTATCAGAAAAATGCAGTCCTACCCATTCGGTGTACGATTCTTAGCTGATAAGATCAAGTTATTGATTGGTATTTACTGTATGGAAAACTTCCCATATGCTTCTCTAGAAACTTTCATCTCAGAGAAAATGGGAATCAGTATGGAATTAGTAGAAAAAATGGACATTGGTAAAGGTAAATTCTGGGTATACACTCAGGACGAAGTCTTAAGCATACCACTTAAAGAAACCCACGGATATGAACAAAGCGGATGTAATGTCTGTCTGGACTACGTGGCTGAATTAGGTGATGTGTCCACTGGATCTGTTGGTTCACCTGATGGATGGTCCACAGTTATTACCAGAACCGATGGTGGGGACTCTATCTTCAAACAAGCAGTTGAAGCAGGAGCATTCGAGACCAAAGACATTGCTAATGTTAAACCTGGACTCGACCTTCTACAAAAATTATCTGCTCAGAAGAAAGAGAAAAACCAGAAAACCATCGACAAGAGAAAAGAAATGGGACTACCAGTACCATTCTAATTCTCTTTTTATTTATTTTTATTTTGGATTAATTAATTATTCACTTATTTGAAATAGGTGGGTTTTTTATGGATGTTTTAATTGCTTTTTTAGCCATAGTAATGGTTTATATTTATGGGATTGTTTACTACTTTTATAAAAGGTCAAAGAAAAGGCAAAAAAAGAAATCTGATCTGATGCTTAGGGCCATCACCTATTTCAGACGGAAAAATTTTGATCAAGCGAAGTATTATTTTGAGATTACTTATAATGAGTCACTTGAATCTGAAGATATGTATGTGGCTGCTGAAAGCCTATATTATTTGGCTTTTATTTACGATACCCAAGGAAATAATCCAATGGCAAGTGAAATTCTTCAAGAAGCACTAGATTATTATCAACACCTAAATGAATCTGAAGGAATAAAAAAAGCTCAGGATTTAATGGCCAAAATTTCACAATAGGTCTTCCTATTTTATTTGTATGATAAAATGGAGTAAGTAATAATAACTCCTACTCCTCAACTATCTATTCTATTTTTTAGTATTTTTATTCAGTAATAATTTTACAACCATCCGATTCAACAATAACTGTATGTTCCGCTTGAGAAACCCAGGCCCCACTCTTTTCTCTAAGAACATGATAAGGATATATTGCTCGTGATTTGATTAATACTCTCATGGATGAAGTAAGCCTTTTTTCATCAAATGAATCTAAAAGCCATCGCTCAGCAAAGGGTAGTATCTTATATTCTGATTTTATATTTCCCAGGACTTTTTTGGCATGAAGCATTCGCATTGGTCTGTCCCTTAAGAAACGGAAAATGTATGTCTGGTGCATATCAGTTACATAGCCTACTCCATCAGTGGCAAAAGGTTCCACTGCTAAAACATCTCCTTCTTCCAGTTTATGGCCATTTTTTTCCCCAATGTTGGGAATGGAAAGCCCGGAGTGGAGAATCCACTGTTCCATACTGTGCCCAGTTAGATTAGCCACAGGTTTAAAGCCATAATCATGAATGGTATTTTCTACCACTTTGCCGATTTTTTCAAGTTCTACACCTGCTCTTATGGTGCTTATAGCATTGTTTAAGGCTTCTCTCGAGGCATCAATCATTTTAAGATTTTTTTGAGCTAGATCCTCACTGTACTGGCCTTTGTCAAGATCTTGATATCCGTCGACCAGGATGGATGATGCACTATCTGCGATATAACCATTTACATGAGCTCCAAGATCCAGTTTAACTAGATCACCAGAGTTAATAAGAGTTTCATCTCCAGGAGGGGATGTGTAATGTGCAGTTAATTCATTAATAGATACGTTGCATGGAAAAGCAGGAAATCCTCCTTTTTCAATAATCTGACTTTCTACAAAATTTACAAGGTCTATTATTGGTAGCCCGTCTTTAATTATTTTTAATGCATCTTCTCTAACTTGAGAAACAATTTTTCCTGCTTTTTCATAGGATTCTATCATAAGATCACGATTTCATTATTTAAAATTATTGAATTTATTGGAATATATCCGATTAGAATTTCGATATTTGCTTTTTTATATTTTTTAGTTATGCTTTAATAGATTTATACTATTTCATTTTCCAAATGATTTATTTTTAAGCATTAATTCACAGGAATAATTACTTCCAAAGTGCTTTAAATAAGCTAATTTTTAAAAAAACAAACTATATCATTCATGACTTAGATATAAGTATTAAATAAGAATTTTTATATATGATACCATACAAAAAATAAATGGAGGGAAATTATGGCTTCAAGTACGATTGCGATACCACAAAATATTTTTCTGTTAATAATTGCTGTAATTGCATTAATAGCTATAGTAGTAGTGGTTATTCAATGGAGAAGAGTTAGAGAAACTCAGAATAATGCTATTCTCATGGATAAACAAATAGAACTCAAAAAAATATCTTTGGTGGAAAAAGATATGGAGTCTAAAAGATTAATGGAAACTGCTATTCCATTACCTAAAGACCAGCAAGATAACCTAATTAATATTCGCCAAGGTACTTCGGAATTAATGGCTGAAATTGGTTATCTCCACACTGAGATAAGTGAGAGATTGGCTAGATTAGAAGCCCAAACCGAGTTCAAAAAACTACAGAAAATGCTCAATGAGATTGAGAATAAGGAATCAGAACTAGATAAAAATATGAAAAAGGTTAAAGGGGACTAAAAATGGATGCTATATCATTACTGGCAATTCTTGTGTTGGCCGGAGCGATTGTAGTACTATTTTATTATTATTTACAAAATTCTAATAATGCCAGTGTTGGTAAATTTAAAAGTCAAGTATACGAGTTTGGAGATCGTGTTGGTGGTGGTCATGAGTCTATGTCTGCAATGGGACAAAAAACAGCGGGTGTAGGGGAAAAAATGTCTGGCATGGGTGATAAAATAATGGGAAAAGTTAAAGAGGTTCCTATTAGCACTGATGTTCTTTCCAACAGAATTGATGCTTTTTTAGATGAGAAAAGCGACGAATTAATAAAAGACTGGGACTTGGCAACCAAAACTGATGTTAACGATCTTGAAAAAAGAATGGATGTAGCTACTCGTAATATTGGTGAATTAGAACATAGATTCAATGAGTATAGAGGTTACACTAATAAAAAAATGGATTCACTGGATAAAAGGCTCAAAAATATTGAAGGAGCTGAAGAAGAGAATTCTTCTTAATTGGAATGATTCTTTTAAATTTTAATATTATGTGATTTTATTTATTCTTTTTTGCACTGTGAAATAAATTTTGTATATTATCTTCCCTTTTTTAGACCAATTTATTAAGAAATTCTAATAAAATAAAGCATATATTATCTTAATTTTGAAAAATTGATGGAAACCTTTATATAGGAATACCACTAATGTTTAGTTACAGCGGGGTGGGGTAGTCTGGTGATCCCGCGGGGCTCATAACCCCGAGAGCCCTAGTTCAAATCTAGGCCCCGCTATTCTTTTTATAATTGATTTAAAATAAATTATTTATATTTTAATTAGATTTTCGGATTTATTTATTGTTTTTTAAATATAATTTAATATTATAGTTTAAAAATAAAAATGCTAAGCCCTTTTTAATATATAATTCTGGAGTTTGACCAGCACCTACAATTTTATACTTCTCATGGGTGGTTTCTTCTAAGGAAGAGATAATAACATTTAAAATTAAGTGAAGTATTATTAAAGATTTTAAATTAGCCTCAATATCAAAATCTGTGTTACTTTCTAATTTAATAATTATATTATTATCTTTGTGGTCAATTTTTAAGTGATTTCACTTTCAGGTCCGAATTGATTGATTATACTTTCCAGGTTCTTAAAAGGGTTTTCTTTATCTAAATTAAGTTCTAATTTTAAATTTTCCCAAATTTCAGGGTTAAGATAATTTGCTATAGCACTATGGTTTGCAATGGACTCACTATCGCCTTCTGCCCAATCTTTCATGGCATCTGCTACTGCATTACTATTTGAGCATATTAAACAATTAATAAACTCTAAAAAAGGGTTTTCATTGAATTATGAAATTGAAACTAAAAAAGGTGATATTAACAATTCATGAAAAATGTGAACCTGTATTTAATAAGGAAGGGAAGTTGAAATACTTGATGGTATAATCACAGAAACTTCATTAGAATAAAAAACATTTATGAATTATGTTTTGAATTAACCAATTTAATTATCAAAAATTTGAATGATAATTAATTACTGAAAATAATAAAAAATTAATAAAATAATAGGAATTAAAACCTATTCACCATTTAAAATGGACACCATGGAGTTCATATGTTTTTTAAGGTCTTCAGTTTCTTTTAACAGCTTTTGATGTCTTTTCTTGTGCTGATTTATTTTTTCTTCTAAAGATCTTTGAACTTTTCCCATTTCTGCCAATTTTTTGTCTTTTTCAGATATGATGTTCATATACTTTTCTTCAGCTTTTATAAGGCGTTCAATTTCTCTTTCTTGAGATACAGACTCGCCGTAAACCTTTGAAAAACTATCTTCCAGTTTTTTGAATTCTTTTTCAATTATTTCGTGGGATTTATAATAATCTCCCAATCCTTCTTTGATATCTATGGTAGATTCTGAAATATTTTGAACATTTCCGGCTGTTTTTTCCATGGTGCCACCTTTTTTAAGAAGATTTTCAATGCTCAACTTTAAATCTTCATCTCTACATGTTTTGCTAACAAAATCACCATTTTTAAAACTTTTAATTTTATTTAAAAGTTCATCATCGTTGTGTGAGCTATAAAAAACAATAGGAATTTCAAACTGATCTTCGATGGCTTTTGCAGCACTAATGCCATCTAATTCCCCTTTAAGGGATATGTCCATAATTACTAAATCAGTATTTTTATATTCAACTCTTTTTAAAGCTTCTTTTCCGGACAAAGCAATTTTAGGAACTTTATATCCCCAAGATTTAATTTTTTTCTGTAGTTCTATAGCGAAAATACCATCATCTTCCACTATCAAAACATTTTCTGTCATAATATCCCCCTATTATCACATTTTACAATTAATATGCAATCTCTTTTAATATTTTAAATTTAAATGATGATTTTAGTATAATGATGAATTAAATTACTAATCCTGATTAATAAGATAAATTAAATGAACACTATTAATTAATTTGTAATTTTCTATTAATAAAATTATTATTAAAAATAAAAAATAATCACTGAATTTAATTATTTCATAAATCTTTTTTCAGGTTAATTACTAGTTTATTTAATTCCATTACATTATTTTGATAAATTAGAGGAATTAATATAAATCATTATAATATTGGTTTGATTGGGGGCAAACCAGTATTTTAGTGTATGTTACCCAAGGAAATTAAAAAATATCAAATCAAATCATCTCATGATTATAAAAATGATTTAAAACATATAAAAGAAGCTCCAATGCACTTTTTCACAAAAACACAATTAATCTAAAAATGAGATGAAATAATAATTAAAATTTATTTAAGTAAAAATATCAAATTTATGTTCTGATGAGATTATATTTCATAAACTAAGTTGAACTCAACAAATAGATTTTTATATTATAAAAAAGGATTGATAGTATAATTTAATTATTTGATGGCAAGCCGAAGAGCAGCCACCGGTTTCCCTTTTTTAGGGTTTAAACTGAGGAAACTCCACTCATCATACAGAACCGCGGTACTGTGAGGTACTTGCTGAGAAGTTAGACTCTGGAGCAGAAACGACACGTCTTTTAATGAATGAACATGATGCTTTCTCGAAAAAGTTGAACGACATTAAAAGGAGCGGTGAAACGGCCAATCCGTGGGATGCAAGGGCAAATGCTGCTGGTGACTAACTGTACGAGGCAGAGGTAGTCCGCCTAGATGAATGCTGCTGAAACAGAAAGTGGGTTACTCCCGGCATGCCATCACTCAAAAATTAAATTATAATATTATTTCAATTATGCTTATTTTTTATTTATTCAATCAATTTAAAAGCACCTTTTTCACAGTAAAATAGACCCACCATTTTATATTTTAGCTGCACTGGGCAGCGCGGGCAATGACAACCCCACTTTTCAAGTTTACAACTGGTCGCTCTAGTACTACAATACAAAATTTCTTTTTTATCTTCCATACATGCACTGTATGCAGGACATCCAGGACATAGGCATTTATCTCTATTTTCAGGAGTATTCGGCGCAGTATATATTTTATCATCCATAATTAACACATCCC
This genomic window from Methanobacteriales archaeon HGW-Methanobacteriales-1 contains:
- the frhB gene encoding coenzyme F420 hydrogenase subunit beta codes for the protein MVLGTYKEIVSARATDKQIQKVSQDGGIVTGLLAFALEEKIIEGAVVAGPTDEFWKPEPMVAMSADEIIAAAGTKYTFSPNVMMLKKAVRQYGIEKLGTVAIPCQTMGIRKMQSYPFGVRFLADKIKLLIGIYCMENFPYASLETFISEKMGISMELVEKMDIGKGKFWVYTQDEVLSIPLKETHGYEQSGCNVCLDYVAELGDVSTGSVGSPDGWSTVITRTDGGDSIFKQAVEAGAFETKDIANVKPGLDLLQKLSAQKKEKNQKTIDKRKEMGLPVPF
- the map gene encoding type II methionyl aminopeptidase, yielding MIESYEKAGKIVSQVREDALKIIKDGLPIIDLVNFVESQIIEKGGFPAFPCNVSINELTAHYTSPPGDETLINSGDLVKLDLGAHVNGYIADSASSILVDGYQDLDKGQYSEDLAQKNLKMIDASREALNNAISTIRAGVELEKIGKVVENTIHDYGFKPVANLTGHSMEQWILHSGLSIPNIGEKNGHKLEEGDVLAVEPFATDGVGYVTDMHQTYIFRFLRDRPMRMLHAKKVLGNIKSEYKILPFAERWLLDSFDEKRLTSSMRVLIKSRAIYPYHVLREKSGAWVSQAEHTVIVESDGCKIITE
- the frhG gene encoding coenzyme F420 hydrogenase subunit gamma, which produces MSLISKLKGLLGIGAKPANEEPKPAKSGQVGASEQEVEKVAEENAKPRIGYIHLSGCTGDIMSLSENYDILAELLTNMVDIVYGQTLADVWEMPEMDLALVEGSVCLQDEHSLHELMEVREKAAMVCAYGSCSATGCFTRYSRGGQQARPDHESFVPIADLIKVDCAIPGCPPSPEIIAKTVVALINGDMDYLQPMIDLAGMTEGCGCDLQKYVVNQALCIGCGTCAMACQTRAVSMTNGRPEVNGDRCVKCGICYVQCPRSWFPEEQIKKDLGL
- a CDS encoding TIGR00375 family protein, translated to MIINADLHIHSCFSRATSNNMVIDAIAPQAKLKGLQLVGTGDALHPGWLKIIEESTTPAGDGIYSKEDCDFILTAEVEDNKRVHHLMILPSIETAHAIREEMVSVDKEKEGRPRVRMDGAQIMDIVHAHDGLIGPAHAFTPWTSMYKAYDTYMDCYGKKPDFLEIGLSADTDMADTIKELEDIPFLTNSDAHSPWPHRLGREFNEIEVDDISFTGLKNALKKKRMKANYGFDPRLGKYHLTACTRCYEIFSPKEAQEANMKCSCGGTIKKGVDYRISEIATWKRPHHPYHRPPYIHIMPLAEIISLAFSKGVTTKFVQGIWENLVNNLGSEIDVMIRVPLEDIKEISLEMAPVIQAFRDKTLVIIPGGGGKYGEIKFPENNLDNYL
- a CDS encoding proteasome assembly chaperone family protein; amino-acid sequence: MITKTECCTIKSEDIEDAIVLEGSPGGGLIGNIIGWLLVEDLKMKEIGYIESKYFPPLAVLYKGVALHPFRIYEAEGLVLFLSDFIVPPNVVYDMTSSIVDWMDRNNSKELITFNSMVVREKSQATAAAGNSDDSTKRLEDMGLPILPFGNINGLSGTLLTQCASKNIPASCLFAEILNPYPDPRAAAGVVDTLNTMLDISIDPDPLLQEAQEIESRLKKLAETVQNEPESPIYM
- the frhA gene encoding coenzyme F420 hydrogenase subunit alpha, producing MSERIVISPTSRQEGHAELVMEVDDEGIVTKGRYFSITPVRGLEKIVTGKAPETAPVIVQRICGVCPIPHTLASVEAIDDSLDIEVPKAGQQLRELTLMAHDVNSHAIHHFLIAADFVPENLMAAAINSVSEIRKNCQYVVDMVAGEGIHPSDVRIGGMADNISELARKRLYARLKQLKPKLDEHVDLMIGLIADKDLPKGLGVTNAPTLASSRTYGDRTKFDLDRFTEIMPESWYDDAEIGHRACSTIPLYDGVNVEVGPRARAAEFGGFKEEGVVAQHVARAYEMKTALSRAIAILDDLDTSAPAQADFDITGTNKLGIGAIEGPRGLDVHMAQIANGKTQFYSALVPTTWNIPTMGPATEGFHHEFGPHVIRAYDPCLSCATHVIVVDDEDSSVIKNEMVRL
- a CDS encoding peptidase propeptide domain-containing protein encodes the protein MINSKILVSVVIVLMIGVAAAGYQISQTPQLWQLTTPQSSDSSSQGDSQSSSSPSDVVQGQSSGSSSSSVSSQGSSSSGGSSVKVSSSEAKKIAEGYIQQEGAVAGTPVIKTIGGKKVYVVPVQMNGENVGEIYIDPSTGKNVGGAGGAP
- the frhD gene encoding coenzyme F420-reducing hydrogenase, FrhD protein, coding for MPYDAEILVVGCGNVLFKDDGFGPAVIESLEEYFKENEDERPDNVMFIDAGTGGPHFVFSLPHDSWKKMIVVDIVEFKAEPGTLRKFEVDEIPKGSYENMHSWPVNQPLHELNEKIDVMVIGCKPEEISAPDVVMGLSPSIEKAIPEAIKMILKEIGV